A window of Cohnella herbarum contains these coding sequences:
- a CDS encoding carbohydrate-binding protein: protein MRKITIVLLLCCLAFSGSGWVPGGANPVYAATTIYEAEDGTLGGSPLPQMNSDHPGYSGTGFVAYFNQDGQFFTITANVATAGIYKVIMRYASDYGAVRSILVNGSAQFGAISFPAPGNGGSWDAWADSEPVYVHLNAGSNTITVKHDSAKGSTGSANFDYLKIEETGEPYAPYNGTSVSLPGTVQAEDYNTGGSGIAYSDTTSGNTGGTYRTDDVDIQTTSDSGSGYNVAWTDDGEWLKYNVKTETTANFNMDIRVANAFEANAAVKVYIDGQYKGKFAVPVTGDYQTWTTIQGPRGIRLNAGVHAVKLEIVTGNFNVNWMEFTTFGSRLEAEEGTLGGSPRPQISGDHSGYTGTGFVSYFESDTQYVQVQANVPADDYYAVTLRYSAAFSAGKIYRTIELNDKPLYERFEFAPTASWDSWRTLTFITKLQAGANKITVRYNKENESRGTVNLDHILVATPDFSSVSYTGASFAPGRVEAEHYDIGGEGDAYHDTTASNLGGAARLDEAVDLSANDEGGHTVSSIEAGEWLKYKVVALASGTYNLKLRTSAVYDNQQIRIFIDEVDYGSYTVPNTGSYSEYREFTIPAGIELTQGTHVVKLYSADANSWGAYNLDWFQFDSFRTGQQAESGTLGGSPAPVANADHPGYRGTGFVASFLSDGQYVRNTVNVPTAGVYRISYRYSADQSASRNLAVNGISVADNLTFPSTINWSSWSTTAFEADLNAGENVIEVKYNASLGSLQALNLDEMTVEFLNGGNAPYNGPHTVPWTIEAEDYDAGGPGVAYADTTTSNEGGVYRTGATEGVDVQGSPDGGYEIYNIANGEWVKYTVQVTETGNYDVRVRVQSPDGGDKIRVYIDDVDAGIVPLGSLNAYSTISLLSKKLLTKGTHEVTLKFVTSGTALRLNWLKLEPSFAIVPGIQTPSLTTEDVIVSTVAVTDYGVIPNSNADATSAFQNALDTVGAMGGGVVFVPAGTYRIDGTLSIPQSVTLRGEWLSPDDGGLGVGTILKAYSGKDKENGTPFITMNRSTSVRNLSIWYPEQDYNNVHAYPFTIAGGEKQDTISVMNVTLYNSYKGIQLGQNGYANGVNVFRNLYATILKAGVIQDNTFDVARNENVYFKADYWIHSGLAGAPSSSAAQSALKAYMAANAVGFEFRRVDWIYMHNINIRDMKTGIYTNGNCNGQIYGLNIDDVNVGLHFERLYIPGFEITNSTINATKGSRPIGILYNADSDNIVQLNHVAIGGTPYAGIQVNGNSVLNLTDVTFTDWGYNGGTYAVEMQKGSVLVESSKFQQAKKVISLSAAVTAAAILGNTFVGAPQIDNASGGDVKIDHTALATYPLPNWNYSYAPERQPAVGTNFYNVKSAPYQAAGDGASDDTKAIQSALTDAGNAGGGTVYLPAGDYRVSTHLQVPAGVELRGSFDNPHHGMVMNGTVLLAYENQGNEAGTAFITLAQNSGVRGLTIFYPEQDFTDIQAYPWTIQAQGDGSWVKYLAFVNSYKAIDMDTHSPDQYQVVLNNGTTLREGLRVGKGSALDLGGWVEDNHWNPTNWLFTSYNGTPSADSDTLFDDLLANSTGFVIGSANNAQVFQNFTILNHVGMNLIGQTEGNCRNCVVFSNGVDASKYGVVIDSSDDIVFINPQTAAELSDFVTSSTFSGTLKVFNGGKWSTHPIATLNGGTTIFQTFDLTTAYPITVNGGTFYGYGMVFHTPGVPHVVAGSHVTSVVLKGNTGKGGFTVTNQAGTKLVSGNNTGY, encoded by the coding sequence ATGAGAAAGATCACTATTGTGCTGCTGCTTTGCTGTTTGGCGTTCTCGGGATCGGGTTGGGTTCCGGGCGGAGCGAATCCGGTATACGCTGCAACGACAATATACGAGGCGGAAGACGGAACGCTCGGAGGCAGCCCTCTGCCGCAGATGAACAGCGATCACCCCGGCTACTCGGGCACAGGGTTTGTGGCGTATTTCAATCAAGACGGGCAGTTTTTCACGATAACCGCCAATGTGGCCACGGCGGGGATTTATAAAGTCATTATGCGCTATGCGTCCGACTACGGGGCCGTTCGCAGCATTTTGGTCAACGGGAGCGCGCAGTTTGGAGCGATCTCTTTTCCGGCTCCGGGGAACGGCGGTTCATGGGACGCATGGGCGGACTCCGAACCGGTGTACGTTCATTTAAACGCAGGCAGCAACACGATTACGGTAAAACACGACAGCGCGAAAGGCAGTACCGGGTCCGCTAATTTCGATTATTTGAAGATCGAGGAGACAGGGGAACCGTATGCTCCATACAACGGAACGTCCGTATCGCTCCCTGGCACGGTTCAGGCAGAAGATTACAATACGGGCGGCAGCGGAATCGCCTATTCGGATACGACTTCCGGCAATACCGGAGGAACCTACCGGACGGATGACGTGGATATTCAAACGACGAGCGATTCCGGAAGCGGTTACAATGTGGCTTGGACGGATGACGGCGAATGGTTGAAGTACAACGTGAAAACGGAAACAACGGCGAATTTCAATATGGATATTCGAGTCGCGAATGCATTCGAAGCGAACGCGGCCGTCAAAGTCTATATCGACGGGCAGTACAAGGGGAAGTTCGCGGTGCCGGTCACGGGAGATTATCAAACCTGGACAACGATACAGGGTCCGCGGGGCATTCGGCTGAATGCCGGCGTACACGCGGTTAAACTTGAAATCGTGACCGGCAACTTCAACGTCAATTGGATGGAGTTCACAACCTTCGGTTCCCGATTGGAAGCGGAAGAGGGAACGCTCGGAGGCAGTCCGCGGCCGCAGATCAGCGGCGATCATTCGGGCTATACCGGAACCGGCTTCGTCAGTTACTTCGAATCCGACACCCAATACGTGCAAGTACAGGCGAATGTCCCCGCCGACGATTATTACGCGGTGACGTTAAGGTACTCGGCGGCCTTCAGCGCAGGCAAAATCTATCGGACGATCGAACTTAACGACAAGCCGCTCTACGAGCGATTCGAGTTCGCTCCTACCGCGAGCTGGGATTCGTGGAGGACGTTGACGTTCATCACGAAGCTTCAGGCAGGCGCGAACAAGATTACGGTACGGTACAACAAAGAGAACGAGTCGCGGGGAACGGTCAATCTCGATCATATCCTCGTTGCGACGCCCGATTTCTCCTCGGTTTCCTACACGGGAGCAAGCTTCGCGCCGGGCAGGGTGGAGGCCGAACATTACGACATCGGCGGTGAGGGCGATGCGTATCACGACACGACGGCTTCCAACCTTGGGGGAGCCGCACGGCTTGACGAAGCGGTGGATCTATCGGCTAACGATGAGGGCGGTCATACGGTAAGTTCTATCGAAGCGGGCGAGTGGCTGAAGTACAAGGTTGTCGCGCTTGCTTCCGGCACGTACAATCTGAAGCTCAGAACTTCGGCCGTATACGATAACCAGCAGATCCGGATCTTTATCGACGAGGTCGATTACGGGAGCTATACGGTTCCTAATACGGGAAGCTACTCGGAGTATCGCGAGTTTACGATACCGGCCGGCATAGAGCTGACGCAGGGCACGCATGTCGTTAAGCTCTATAGCGCGGACGCGAATAGCTGGGGCGCCTATAACCTGGACTGGTTCCAGTTCGACTCGTTCCGAACGGGGCAGCAGGCGGAGTCCGGGACTCTTGGCGGTTCGCCTGCGCCGGTCGCGAATGCCGATCATCCCGGTTATCGGGGAACCGGCTTCGTCGCCTCGTTCTTGAGCGACGGTCAGTACGTCCGGAATACGGTAAACGTGCCCACGGCGGGAGTCTATCGCATCTCGTATCGGTATTCCGCCGATCAATCGGCCTCAAGAAACCTAGCGGTGAACGGGATAAGCGTGGCGGATAACCTGACGTTTCCGAGTACGATTAACTGGTCATCGTGGAGTACAACTGCTTTCGAAGCCGATTTGAATGCAGGGGAGAACGTTATTGAAGTGAAATATAACGCTTCTCTGGGTTCTCTTCAAGCGCTTAATCTGGATGAAATGACGGTAGAGTTCCTAAACGGCGGAAATGCGCCGTACAACGGTCCTCATACGGTTCCCTGGACGATAGAAGCGGAGGATTACGACGCGGGAGGACCCGGCGTGGCGTATGCGGACACGACGACGAGCAATGAAGGGGGCGTGTATCGGACGGGCGCCACGGAAGGCGTGGACGTGCAGGGCTCCCCGGATGGCGGCTATGAAATCTATAACATCGCGAACGGGGAATGGGTTAAGTACACGGTTCAAGTAACGGAGACGGGGAACTACGATGTCCGGGTTCGGGTGCAAAGCCCGGATGGCGGAGATAAGATCCGAGTGTACATCGACGACGTGGATGCGGGGATCGTTCCATTAGGGTCGCTGAACGCCTATTCGACGATCTCCCTGTTGTCCAAGAAGCTGTTGACCAAAGGGACCCACGAAGTGACCCTCAAGTTCGTGACTTCCGGAACAGCGCTCCGCTTGAACTGGCTTAAGCTGGAGCCAAGCTTCGCCATCGTGCCCGGCATTCAAACGCCTTCTTTGACCACGGAAGACGTCATCGTGTCGACCGTTGCGGTAACGGATTACGGAGTCATCCCGAACAGTAACGCGGACGCGACCTCGGCGTTTCAGAATGCGCTGGATACGGTCGGCGCGATGGGCGGGGGCGTTGTATTCGTTCCGGCCGGTACGTACCGGATCGACGGTACGCTGAGCATTCCGCAGAGTGTGACGTTGCGCGGGGAATGGCTCAGCCCGGACGATGGCGGCCTCGGCGTCGGTACGATTCTGAAGGCGTACAGCGGCAAGGATAAGGAGAACGGGACGCCGTTCATTACGATGAATCGCAGCACCTCCGTGCGGAACTTGAGTATCTGGTATCCGGAACAGGATTATAACAACGTTCATGCCTATCCTTTCACCATTGCAGGCGGAGAGAAGCAGGACACGATCTCGGTCATGAACGTGACCTTGTATAATTCGTACAAGGGAATTCAACTCGGACAGAACGGTTACGCGAACGGGGTTAACGTCTTCCGCAATCTGTACGCGACGATCTTGAAAGCAGGCGTGATCCAGGACAATACGTTCGACGTCGCGCGTAACGAGAACGTCTATTTCAAAGCCGATTACTGGATTCATTCGGGGCTGGCCGGCGCGCCGTCGTCTTCCGCCGCGCAATCGGCGCTTAAGGCTTATATGGCGGCTAACGCCGTCGGGTTCGAGTTCCGCAGGGTGGATTGGATCTATATGCACAACATCAACATTAGAGATATGAAAACCGGGATCTATACGAACGGCAACTGCAACGGCCAGATTTACGGTTTGAATATTGACGATGTGAATGTGGGCCTGCATTTCGAACGGTTATACATTCCCGGCTTCGAAATTACGAACAGTACGATCAACGCGACCAAAGGAAGCAGACCGATCGGCATTCTGTACAACGCCGACAGCGACAACATCGTGCAGCTTAATCATGTGGCGATCGGCGGAACTCCGTATGCGGGAATTCAAGTGAACGGGAATTCGGTGCTCAATCTGACGGACGTTACTTTCACCGATTGGGGATACAACGGCGGAACGTATGCGGTAGAGATGCAGAAGGGTTCCGTATTAGTCGAGAGCAGCAAATTTCAGCAGGCCAAAAAAGTGATTTCGCTGTCCGCCGCGGTGACGGCGGCAGCTATTCTGGGCAATACGTTCGTAGGCGCACCGCAAATCGATAATGCCAGCGGCGGCGACGTGAAGATCGATCATACCGCGCTAGCGACTTATCCGTTGCCGAATTGGAACTATTCGTATGCGCCCGAGCGTCAGCCGGCGGTCGGGACCAACTTCTACAATGTCAAGAGTGCCCCGTACCAGGCAGCGGGAGATGGGGCTTCGGATGATACGAAAGCGATCCAAAGCGCCCTGACGGACGCAGGCAATGCCGGGGGAGGAACCGTCTACTTGCCGGCGGGCGATTATCGGGTGAGCACTCATCTGCAAGTACCGGCCGGGGTAGAGCTAAGAGGTTCATTCGACAATCCGCATCACGGGATGGTCATGAACGGAACGGTGTTGCTTGCATACGAGAACCAAGGCAATGAAGCGGGGACGGCTTTCATCACATTGGCTCAGAACTCAGGGGTTAGGGGATTGACGATTTTCTATCCGGAGCAGGATTTTACGGATATTCAGGCATACCCTTGGACGATCCAGGCGCAAGGCGACGGCAGTTGGGTGAAATACCTGGCTTTCGTTAACTCGTATAAGGCGATCGATATGGATACGCATAGTCCCGATCAATATCAAGTCGTGCTGAACAATGGGACGACGCTTAGAGAAGGGTTGCGCGTCGGCAAAGGAAGCGCGCTGGATCTAGGAGGCTGGGTGGAAGATAACCATTGGAATCCGACGAACTGGTTGTTCACGTCTTATAACGGTACGCCAAGCGCGGACTCTGACACGTTATTTGATGATCTGCTTGCGAATTCGACGGGATTCGTTATCGGTTCCGCCAACAATGCGCAGGTGTTCCAGAACTTTACGATTCTCAACCATGTCGGGATGAACCTGATTGGTCAAACCGAAGGGAACTGCCGGAATTGTGTCGTATTCAGCAATGGCGTGGATGCTTCCAAATACGGCGTCGTAATCGATTCGTCGGATGACATTGTGTTCATCAACCCCCAGACGGCGGCCGAGCTGTCGGATTTTGTGACGAGCTCGACGTTCAGCGGTACGTTAAAAGTGTTTAACGGCGGCAAATGGTCTACCCATCCGATTGCGACGTTAAACGGCGGAACGACGATATTCCAAACGTTCGACTTGACGACGGCGTACCCGATTACGGTGAATGGCGGAACGTTCTACGGATACGGGATGGTGTTCCATACGCCGGGAGTCCCCCATGTGGTGGCGGGATCTCATGTGACGAGCGTCGTTCTTAAAGGGAATACGGGCAAAGGCGGCTTCACCGTTACGAATCAGGCGGGAACTAAGCTGGTCAGCGGGAACAATACGGGTTATTGA
- a CDS encoding Gfo/Idh/MocA family protein has translation MKTVRGAVIGYGGAFNMGKIHANQMKDSGIAFVAACDMDKVRAEQAAVDFSGIRTYTKVEDLLSQEDIDLVTVITPHNTHAQLAKQVLESGKSCILEKPMCIRADDAFELTRLANERGLMLSVFHNRRWDAWYLTLMDLIKRDLLGEIFHVEIFTGGYQHPGHWWRSDKAISGGTFYDWGAHLIDYLLGFIPGKIKSVRGFVHNKIWHEITNEDQIDSIIEFESGAVAYISTSNIARAGKAPMRILGTKGAVVDADLWDDHLTLYTEVGGLPVETKIMNLKENWSAYYRNVADHLMNNAELIVKPEQAARNIAVIEATEKSAVIGAAVPVAYEK, from the coding sequence ATGAAAACGGTTCGTGGTGCAGTCATCGGCTATGGCGGAGCTTTTAACATGGGCAAAATCCATGCCAATCAAATGAAGGATTCCGGGATCGCATTTGTCGCGGCTTGCGACATGGATAAGGTTCGAGCGGAGCAGGCGGCAGTAGATTTCTCCGGCATTCGCACGTATACGAAGGTAGAGGATTTACTGTCCCAGGAAGATATCGACCTCGTTACTGTCATCACCCCGCATAACACGCATGCTCAACTAGCCAAGCAAGTGCTGGAAAGCGGGAAGAGCTGCATTCTCGAAAAACCGATGTGCATTCGCGCCGACGATGCTTTCGAGTTGACGCGATTGGCGAATGAACGGGGTTTGATGCTGTCCGTATTCCATAATCGAAGATGGGATGCTTGGTATTTGACGCTCATGGATTTGATTAAACGGGACTTGCTGGGGGAAATCTTTCACGTTGAAATCTTTACGGGCGGTTATCAGCACCCAGGTCACTGGTGGCGTTCCGATAAAGCGATTTCCGGAGGGACATTTTACGATTGGGGCGCTCATCTCATCGATTACCTCTTAGGTTTCATTCCCGGTAAAATCAAATCCGTACGCGGGTTCGTTCACAACAAAATATGGCATGAAATCACGAACGAGGATCAAATCGACAGCATAATCGAGTTCGAGAGCGGCGCGGTGGCCTATATTTCGACTTCGAACATCGCAAGGGCCGGGAAAGCGCCGATGCGCATTTTGGGTACGAAAGGCGCCGTCGTCGATGCGGATCTGTGGGACGATCATTTGACCTTGTATACGGAAGTTGGCGGATTGCCAGTCGAAACGAAAATCATGAACTTGAAGGAAAACTGGTCGGCTTATTATAGAAACGTTGCCGATCACTTGATGAACAATGCTGAGCTAATCGTAAAACCGGAGCAAGCGGCTCGCAACATCGCGGTAATCGAAGCGACGGAGAAGTCTGCCGTCATTGGCGCAGCGGTGCCGGTAGCGTACGAGAAATAA
- a CDS encoding helix-turn-helix domain-containing protein — protein sequence MPKPDLAALHPQETLEALSDFRFPPYISLAHIFNAPRDWGFSGRILKQYALNYVIGGRGEFAVGDVADVVEKGDVFFYRPFEVHGLRALPGKEFISITVVFHFADAPFPMEELLHGTHWLGNYAGQPVEHHFAELVAKYRQPGLDNRLACQALLLSILSETSRQVCVPKPEEPERRKNLARLILVKNHIENHLDRNLNVPEIERLSGLSWNYIITEFKKTFGTTPMQFLIWARISKAKELALQSPLSFGEIAAQVGYNDIHAFGKMFKKKTGMSLTDFCSSLYEADHRIHWPNQRA from the coding sequence ATGCCTAAACCCGATCTGGCCGCCCTCCATCCCCAGGAAACGCTCGAAGCGCTCAGCGACTTCCGGTTTCCGCCCTATATTTCGCTCGCCCATATCTTCAACGCCCCCCGCGACTGGGGATTCTCCGGTCGTATTCTGAAACAATACGCGCTCAATTACGTCATAGGCGGACGAGGGGAATTCGCGGTAGGCGACGTCGCCGACGTCGTGGAGAAAGGCGACGTATTTTTCTATCGTCCATTCGAAGTCCATGGTCTGCGCGCTTTGCCCGGCAAAGAGTTCATTTCCATTACCGTCGTATTTCACTTCGCGGATGCCCCTTTTCCGATGGAGGAACTACTTCATGGGACGCACTGGCTAGGAAACTATGCCGGGCAACCGGTCGAGCATCATTTCGCGGAGCTCGTCGCCAAGTACCGCCAACCCGGTCTTGATAACCGATTGGCATGCCAGGCGCTGCTGTTGTCCATCCTTTCCGAAACCTCTCGCCAGGTTTGCGTTCCCAAGCCGGAGGAACCGGAACGACGCAAAAATCTAGCCAGGCTAATTCTGGTCAAGAACCATATCGAGAATCATCTCGATCGCAATCTGAACGTTCCGGAAATCGAAAGACTGTCCGGTCTGTCTTGGAACTATATTATCACCGAATTCAAGAAGACGTTCGGTACGACGCCGATGCAGTTCCTGATCTGGGCGCGCATCTCCAAAGCGAAGGAGCTCGCCCTGCAATCCCCGCTGTCGTTCGGCGAGATCGCCGCTCAGGTCGGATATAACGACATTCACGCTTTCGGGAAAATGTTCAAGAAAAAAACGGGCATGAGTCTGACCGATTTCTGCTCTTCTTTGTACGAGGCCGATCATCGCATTCACTGGCCTAATCAGAGAGCATAG
- a CDS encoding enolase C-terminal domain-like protein, protein MRITRLELLKVPPSWVWVRIHTDAGITGLGEPYLEDHPEVVMAEVNRLVPYLIGEDPTRLEYLWRKMYESGNGYRGGPVKMSAISGIDMALWDIAGKACGLPVYKLLGGKLRDRVKVYRSCHDEPPYTVRPGHPYRPSPPTFAEPTDRSDTAPERMARSAEELVRWGFQCLKLHFGPSARLDEPADLETIVRCVAAVRNAVGSRVDIAVDIHNTHMSRARQLVERLAPFGLLFVEEPLPPERIDLIKRVVDATATPIAAGERWMGKWAFREALEAGVSVVQPDLAHAGGFTELRKIAAMAEASYASIAPHCPLSALSFAACVQFGAATPNYLVQEHNEVNDSREGGITRIGSGYMRHPFELGEDGCVQVPDLPGIGFELDEIGFLDIMKQPWRPERG, encoded by the coding sequence ATGAGAATTACTCGGCTTGAATTGCTAAAGGTTCCGCCGTCTTGGGTGTGGGTGCGTATTCATACGGATGCAGGCATTACGGGATTGGGGGAGCCCTACCTCGAGGATCACCCGGAAGTCGTCATGGCGGAAGTAAACCGGCTTGTTCCCTATCTCATTGGGGAGGACCCGACGCGTCTGGAATACTTATGGCGGAAAATGTATGAATCCGGTAACGGATACCGAGGCGGTCCCGTCAAGATGAGCGCGATCAGCGGAATCGATATGGCGCTCTGGGACATTGCCGGGAAAGCTTGCGGGCTGCCCGTCTATAAGCTGCTCGGGGGCAAGCTTCGGGATCGGGTCAAAGTGTATCGTTCCTGTCATGACGAGCCGCCGTATACGGTTAGGCCCGGGCATCCTTATCGCCCGAGTCCTCCGACTTTCGCCGAACCGACCGACCGTTCCGATACGGCTCCCGAGCGTATGGCCCGATCCGCGGAGGAGCTTGTCCGCTGGGGATTTCAATGCCTAAAGCTGCATTTCGGCCCTTCGGCCCGACTCGACGAGCCGGCCGACTTGGAGACCATCGTGCGCTGCGTAGCCGCCGTACGGAACGCGGTGGGCAGTCGGGTCGATATTGCAGTAGATATTCACAACACCCATATGAGCCGAGCAAGGCAACTCGTCGAAAGACTCGCGCCTTTCGGACTGTTGTTCGTCGAAGAGCCGCTGCCGCCGGAACGGATCGACCTGATCAAGCGTGTCGTAGACGCAACCGCAACGCCGATCGCCGCGGGAGAAAGATGGATGGGCAAGTGGGCTTTCCGGGAAGCGCTCGAAGCCGGAGTCTCCGTGGTGCAGCCCGACCTGGCTCATGCGGGAGGATTCACGGAGCTTCGCAAAATCGCCGCGATGGCCGAAGCGTCTTACGCTTCCATAGCGCCGCATTGCCCGCTTAGCGCGCTGAGCTTCGCCGCTTGCGTACAATTCGGCGCGGCGACGCCGAATTATCTGGTTCAGGAGCATAACGAAGTGAACGATAGCCGCGAAGGAGGGATTACGCGAATCGGAAGCGGGTATATGCGACATCCGTTCGAGCTCGGAGAAGACGGTTGCGTCCAAGTTCCGGATCTGCCGGGAATCGGTTTCGAGTTGGACGAGATCGGCTTCTTGGACATCATGAAGCAACCATGGCGGCCGGAGAGGGGCTAA
- a CDS encoding helix-turn-helix domain-containing protein: MTLWSNLKRYAIYRKLLVSYLLLVLLSIILISAFLYQRFSYQTQAEMNRVTLSTLDQLDRASSSIQDRVVSIGNELLHDPDLITAMLSNATSPLLDNEVVIKLRNIQAVYPFVEYISVFNGNTGRYLNHRGITKAIDGELIQRIRSGSNDTSLDFIPRRLDLSPLGTPVNPMPILSYVLYSNFSNLIPKSGAIIIHVNEDKAIGELNRSLSESTGSQWMVLDKRGIVISHNDSSRFLNNLSSEPFVQAILASGSAQGHFTSEAFGDKQSIYYSKSEDTDWILVGTRPYNPLFPGMDDRQTIIGAAILILTIVGVLLAFRLASGMYRPYSVFQIQQNLHEASWRKAYPLLQESYLRRLLTGQSPSGGTETNLLEWKFGGECRYCVIVIQIDGYRQFLGRDNKDQELVRFAIRNIADELLKPHGTHRALEVENDRLALLVQFGEAKLTEHFLLTMIEMQGTVRQYFRMSVTLGIGDVVHSQAAIKDSYHSAREYLKYRLFLGHGSIIDRETAVSRIGLAGDYPSKTEDSLIEAIRLGHLKDAEKEIDRFLEAIQRLDYKYAFVYANQLVISVHKQFVNILSSDAGDYETHGSLLYAFSEFETLTDIGAALKPLCGTLIERIDEKRNNRNLEMIESVLELIRGHYKDPNLSLEWAADRIHYSSGHLSKLFKQATRQSFNDYVNAARLEEAVRLLRQTNDSATAISEKVGLGGTYFFTLFKKTYGMTPAQFRLASPPSGENGKEA; the protein is encoded by the coding sequence ATGACCTTATGGAGTAATCTCAAGCGCTATGCGATTTATCGGAAACTGCTCGTCTCTTATCTCCTGCTCGTGCTCCTATCCATAATCCTGATCTCCGCGTTCCTCTATCAGCGTTTCTCTTATCAAACCCAAGCCGAGATGAATCGGGTAACGCTCTCGACGTTGGACCAGCTCGATCGAGCTTCCTCCTCGATTCAAGATCGGGTCGTTTCCATCGGCAACGAGCTGCTGCACGATCCCGATCTGATCACGGCCATGCTCAGCAACGCGACCTCTCCATTGCTCGATAACGAAGTCGTAATCAAGCTTCGCAACATTCAAGCCGTCTATCCTTTCGTCGAATATATCAGCGTCTTTAACGGCAATACCGGGCGTTATCTTAATCACCGCGGCATTACGAAGGCCATTGACGGGGAACTCATTCAACGGATCCGGAGCGGAAGCAACGATACCTCGCTCGATTTCATTCCGAGGAGGCTGGATCTTAGCCCGCTCGGAACTCCCGTGAATCCGATGCCCATTCTCTCCTACGTTCTGTACTCGAATTTCTCTAATCTGATACCGAAGAGCGGCGCCATCATTATTCACGTTAACGAAGATAAGGCGATCGGGGAGTTGAACCGAAGCCTCTCGGAATCAACAGGAAGCCAATGGATGGTTCTCGACAAGCGAGGCATAGTCATTTCCCATAACGACTCTTCCCGGTTCCTGAACAATCTGTCCAGCGAACCTTTCGTTCAAGCGATACTGGCATCCGGGTCGGCGCAAGGCCATTTTACGAGTGAGGCGTTCGGAGACAAGCAATCGATCTACTATTCCAAATCCGAGGATACGGATTGGATTCTCGTCGGAACCCGACCTTACAACCCTTTGTTCCCGGGCATGGACGACCGGCAGACGATCATCGGGGCTGCTATTCTTATCCTGACCATCGTCGGAGTGCTGCTCGCTTTCCGGCTGGCAAGCGGGATGTACCGACCGTACTCGGTATTCCAGATTCAACAAAACTTGCACGAGGCGTCCTGGAGGAAAGCCTATCCGCTTCTGCAGGAATCTTATCTTCGGCGTCTATTGACGGGTCAATCGCCAAGCGGCGGGACGGAAACGAACCTGCTCGAATGGAAGTTCGGAGGCGAATGCCGATATTGCGTAATCGTCATCCAGATCGACGGATACCGTCAGTTCTTAGGCCGAGACAACAAAGACCAGGAACTGGTCCGCTTTGCCATTCGCAATATCGCCGACGAATTATTAAAGCCTCACGGCACGCACCGGGCGCTGGAGGTCGAGAACGACCGCCTTGCCCTCCTGGTGCAATTCGGGGAAGCGAAGCTCACGGAGCATTTCCTGCTGACGATGATCGAGATGCAGGGGACGGTTCGGCAATATTTCCGGATGTCCGTAACGCTCGGGATCGGCGACGTCGTCCATTCGCAAGCAGCGATCAAAGACTCCTACCATAGCGCCCGCGAATATTTGAAGTACCGCCTGTTTCTCGGTCATGGCAGCATCATCGACCGCGAAACGGCCGTATCCCGGATCGGACTGGCCGGGGACTATCCATCGAAAACCGAAGATTCCTTGATCGAAGCGATCCGGCTTGGCCATCTCAAGGATGCCGAGAAGGAAATCGACCGGTTCCTGGAAGCGATCCAACGGCTCGATTACAAGTACGCGTTCGTGTACGCCAATCAGCTCGTCATCTCCGTGCACAAGCAGTTCGTGAACATCCTTTCTTCCGATGCCGGCGATTACGAGACGCACGGATCCCTGCTGTACGCGTTCTCGGAATTCGAGACGTTAACCGATATCGGGGCTGCATTGAAGCCTCTCTGCGGTACGTTGATCGAACGGATCGACGAGAAAAGAAATAATCGAAATCTCGAAATGATCGAGTCCGTGCTGGAGCTCATACGCGGCCATTACAAGGATCCGAACCTGTCCCTGGAATGGGCGGCCGACCGGATTCATTATTCGAGCGGTCACCTGAGCAAACTGTTCAAGCAGGCTACCCGTCAGTCCTTCAACGATTACGTGAATGCCGCGCGATTGGAGGAAGCGGTCCGGCTGCTCCGGCAGACGAACGATTCCGCCACCGCCATCAGCGAGAAGGTCGGCCTTGGCGGCACTTATTTTTTTACGCTGTTCAAGAAAACGTACGGCATGACGCCTGCCCAGTTCCGCTTGGCTTCCCCGCCTTCCGGGGAAAACGGCAAAGAGGCCTGA